CTTCAGGGCCTGTGTGAAGATGTGCCAGCCCTTTGGCTATGCCCAGCGCAATCTTGTGTCGCCTGGCCCAGTTCAACACCGGCTTCCCTGCCCTTGTTTCTGAGTTCAATAATCAAGATTGAGATAGTTTCGTGAGTTTCAAACATATCCTACATGACATTGACATAAGAACCTGAACACAAAAGCTTTTAAAGATCATGTCGACATTCTTTTTCACTTCCTATTAAAATTAGCTCTTCATTTCAAGATGCATCCATATCTGGTCCTATCCTTCAAACTATAATAAGTACTTTTATACACAGCTACAACAATATTCATTAATTTTAGACCGAACTCCAAATGTTGGTGGCACCGAAAAGCTGTATAGTGGTTAATCGAATCTATAGTTTGATGGAGCATCTACTAAATATGCCAAAAAAAAGTATTCTGAATGCACTGGGGCATTAGCTACGATTCCATTCCATGCGACCAAATTGCCCAAGTACTCCGTTACTGAGGCAAAGAGGGCCTGGCACAACCAGCAACATATTTCTCGACCATAAAAAGGCCAATACCTTTGTTAGGTGCCTTGCAACTTCCCAATACTCCGAAAACtcaaaatattactaaaaattgaCAGAAATATGATTTATCTTCTTTTATCAGGGAACTATCACAAGGATGAGCTTTTTAAGTTAGAAACTCCCCCAAAATAATGTAGGGAGGCCATCATATCATAGCAATAGAACAACAAAGAGCAGATTTAAGAATGCAACATTTTTTCACCATCATGAGACTGCTCGTATCAGATGGAAGCAAAAAAGACCATGCTCAGGAAATCAAGGTAGTCCTTTAGTGAGGAACATCAGTTACATTAGGCTGTAGGATCAAACTAAGGTGGAGTAGCAAAGGGTCAAAGCTAGAAAAGCCTTACATTAGCCTCAATTGTTGATAAAGGCCcacaaattgagaaaaaaattttgagGTTAGGTTAGCACAAGTAGTACCACATGGTCCTCTCCCCCTTCAGCGGATGAAGAAATTAACAGCCACACTATATTGTGTTGGGGAAATCAAAGTTTGCTTTAGGTGATTTTGCATTTCAAAGGAAGTTAACTGTGCAAATTGCAGGTTCTAGAATAGGTTTTATTCTGATTTCGGATGCACTTAGAGCTTAATTTTCGAAATCACGACACTAAAGAAAGATGAACCTTTGGCAAGAGTAGGGTGCAGGGTTATACTTGACAAAAATTTTATGCCCTGTTCTTTAGTAAATGTCCTTTTTATCAAGGAATATCGGAAAACCCGTGGTTATGTCCAAGACCCATGAAAGTGACAATTCATCAACCAAGTAAATACAGATTGACAGCAAGCAtctactttttcttcaactaatCACGACAAATCCACTTTTGGAGAAAGCATTTTTTTGCCACCAAGCTAGACAGAGGCTGTTTCGTGTACAAAAAGAGCAACGAGGCATTAGTTTTTACAGCTTGCATATTTCGTGTACAATTCATCGACCAAGTAAATACAGTTGTCAATTTCATATAATTACTCACGTTCTCAAGTTCAGAATCATAACGGGACAGATCATAGATCACAAAACTCCATGAAAAAGACAGGAACAAGATGAGGGCGTACCGTGCAACAGATCATGAAGAGTTCTAACAGGGAGATAATCATAGATGAGGagcttctctcctctctttccctgATAAAAAGCTCTAAGAGGGATCAAGTTCTCATGCCGAACTCTTCCCAGCTGCCTAATCACCGGTAGACAAGAAATCCTATCCTTGCAGCTTCCCTCCCTCAACAACCTCAAAGCAATCGTCCCGCCATCGGCAAGTTTCGCCTTGTACACCGTCCCGTAACTCGTCTTCTCCATGACTTGCCCTGTCGCATTCAGTACATCCTCTAGTGTTAAATGCTCACCGCCTTGAAACAAAATAAGCTTGCCTTCGCCGCCGCTAACGCCACCGCCAACACTAACTCCATTTTCCTCATCCTGACCTTCCTCCAATTCATCATCGCTGTCGCCCCTACTCTTTTTCTTCCTGTTCTGCATATACCCGATGAACAATGAAGCGGAGACCACAGCCCCAGCCATCAGACCAATCACTATACCAGCTATAGCGCCAGAGCTCATTCTAGAACCCCCGCCGCAACTATTCAAGGGCAACCCACAAAGCCCAGGACTGTTTCCTTCGAAAGCTGCCGCGCTGAATTTCGTCCCGCCAAACACTGGCAATGGTCCGGTGAAATTATTATGCGCAAGATTCAACTTTTCAAGGTCCAAACTAGCCAGACTCTGGGGAATCACACCCGAAAACATGTTGGTCGAAAGATCGAGCTCCTTCAAACCCAGAAACCTGGTGATGAATTCAGGGAACTCTCCCGCGAACTTGTTGCCACCCAAGTCAAGAACTTGCAAGCTACCACAAGTAGAGTTAGGCAGAGCAGGTTCAGGGACAGACCCAGATAAGGAATTCCCATGAAGCCTAAGGGAGATGAGCCTGTCACACAAGTTCCATATAGAAGGCGGCAAAACCCCATTCACCAAATTTCCACTCAAATCGATCTCGGAGAGCGAAGTGCTGTACCCGAGCTCGAGCGGGACGGTCCCGCTCAGCAAGTTGACGCCCAGATAGAGGCTCTGCAGCATCGAGAACTCACCGAGCTCCCTGGGAAGCgacccggcgaggccggccgacGGGAGCTGGAGGGAGAGGAGGTGGAGGGACGGGTCCCTGTAGAGGGAGCCATTGGCCCAATGGGGGGACGACACGTTGCAGGAGAGAGGGGTCGCGTCGGAGAACACCCATTTGAGCCCTCTCCACTGGCAGAGAGGCACCGAAGAGTTCCACGAAGAGAGCAGGATGTTCTCTGCATCGCCCTGCAGTGAAGCTTTGATCTTTCCCAGGAGAAGCTCCACatcagatgaagaagaagaagactgagCAAAAGCGAGCAGCGAAACGAGCAATGAGACCACAATGCAGGGACCATAAAGTCCCCAAACCGCCATGAATGAGGAAGCCATAAGCTTACACAGAGAgtaatagagagagaaagtagagagagagagagagaggaaagtaGCTTGTGTGGTGGACTGCAGTTTTCAAGGAGGTTTCTCTTTCTGGGGAAAGCTGACAGGAGTGTGTTGACTGAAATGGCGGTGGGGGGTTGTCAAAGTCTACCGATTGGACGGCCACGATTTGACGGCACGTGACTCCAAACGGCGAAGTGAGGGCATGACCCCTCCTCATTCATTACCCGCCGCTGGATCGACAGGGTGGGCCCCGCCCCCACAACCATTCGCCGCATGATTCATGATGATCGGACGGTGACGATGATGGCGATGTCGAGGACGGATGGGAAGTTGATGTTTCGAAAATAGTTTCCTTTTCCCGGTACCCTGCACCCCATGTTTCGAAATagtgtttcctttttttggtcgaagcaTGTTTCGAAATAGTCGCTGTGAATTGAAATAATCCCACTCAAAAAGAATTTTGGACCGcccgcaatttttgtttttattttatgtaaaataaataagttttttagctaatatataaatatatcaacACATAAATCAGCTTATAAATCTCCTTTAACATTCCgaatcttaaagaaaataaaaagggttcCATCTTCTTTCCTTACACAAAAAAAACACATGTAAAATGAAAAACGAGCTATCgcaatataaattttaatctatctaaaaggaGGGTGGTGGCATAAGGCTATTCCCAAAATCAATAATTACTTGTATTGCTTTTGAGATGTTAAAAATAGTACACAGTCACGAGACTTGCCAACTCTCGGTGGCTCATACCatgaaaatttttatcattgatTGTTAAGCagcaaaaaaataaggaaatgtCAATATACTAGATATACTGGTTTCGATTGCGttcaaaaagaatgaattttcttttttataagaaaGTTTAATTGGAATCTCGAAATGCTAGTTAACACGACAGATATATatatcatttccaaatttttgatTGGTACCCTTTGGCACCAATCAAAGGGTCTTGTCTTTCATgtctgtattttctttttcccccgcACGCTTTGTCctttggaattataaaaaataaaataaaattcttttttggcGAGGAGAGCTTGGTGTGCGCGGGACGCTAACCCCCTGAGGTGCGGTCTTTTCGGGGGGCGGAAGCGTGAGGACAGGCGCATCGGACGGCCGGTGCTCCTGCCCCAGCGACCCCACACGTGGCGGGGGCCCCGCACTCGGGGCTTTTCCGGATCGGACGGGGGAGGTGGGGGCGACTAGGGTGGCGCGACTTTCGTGTCCGAGGGTGGGGCCCGGGGGGGAGGGGAGTGGGCCCCACGAAGGTAACCTGAGGATAGGGAAAGTCCTATGGAGTATGGATGTCTTTTGAGGTGGGCATTATTAAAGTGGGGGAGGGTCCACCGGTACCTTCGGTGGGCCTCGTTCGAGGAACTTAAGGAGTATTATTAAATTGTtgggttaatattatgaaaaatgccaaattaatatatttataataaattattatatttatgataaatttatacttcgttgatttttattaagtttgattaatatcacaaaaaatagtaaattaatACACATCTAACAAATAGaagataaaatctcaaactgatgaACCTATCAAGTGTAACGTGTTatccaatttaataatttaataataaaatttaccaaaaattaacaaaaaatgaatttgtcaTAGCTGCATCAATTTGGGGCTTATGatgattaaataattaattttgaaacaaatttaTTACATGCGTTAGGGGTGATATGTCTCAGTTCGATTCAATCCCACTTTTGAATTGGAAATCGAATCAGGAGGATTGGTTTCTAGTTTCTAGGATCAAGGATCAGACCGGTTCAATCCAATCCAATAAAATTGGtcacttagcaaa
This region of Eucalyptus grandis isolate ANBG69807.140 chromosome 8, ASM1654582v1, whole genome shotgun sequence genomic DNA includes:
- the LOC104456556 gene encoding putative kinase-like protein TMKL1, producing the protein MASSFMAVWGLYGPCIVVSLLVSLLAFAQSSSSSSDVELLLGKIKASLQGDAENILLSSWNSSVPLCQWRGLKWVFSDATPLSCNVSSPHWANGSLYRDPSLHLLSLQLPSAGLAGSLPRELGEFSMLQSLYLGVNLLSGTVPLELGYSTSLSEIDLSGNLVNGVLPPSIWNLCDRLISLRLHGNSLSGSVPEPALPNSTCGSLQVLDLGGNKFAGEFPEFITRFLGLKELDLSTNMFSGVIPQSLASLDLEKLNLAHNNFTGPLPVFGGTKFSAAAFEGNSPGLCGLPLNSCGGGSRMSSGAIAGIVIGLMAGAVVSASLFIGYMQNRKKKSRGDSDDELEEGQDEENGVSVGGGVSGGEGKLILFQGGEHLTLEDVLNATGQVMEKTSYGTVYKAKLADGGTIALRLLREGSCKDRISCLPVIRQLGRVRHENLIPLRAFYQGKRGEKLLIYDYLPVRTLHDLLHETRAGKPVLNWARRHKIALGIAKGLAHLHTGPEVPITHGNIRSKNVLVDEFFVARLTEFGLDKLMVPAVADEMVALAKTDGYKAPELQKMKKCNSRTDVYAYGILLLEILIGKRPGKNGRSSDYVDLPSMVKVAVLEETTLEVFDVEVTRGIRSPMEEGLVQALKLAMGCCAPVASVRPTMDEVVKQLEENRPRNRSALYSPTETRSEVGTPF